One part of the Granulicella arctica genome encodes these proteins:
- a CDS encoding efflux RND transporter permease subunit, which yields MSPSRPFILRPVATSLLMAAILLIGIVGYTQLPVSALPEVDYPTIQILTFYPGASPDVMATTVTAPLERQFGELQGLSQMTSSSSGGNSVIVLQFNLSLNIDIAEEEVQAAINAAQSFLPANLPAPPIYSKTNPADAPVLTLAVTSNVIPLSQVEDLVDTRLAPKISQLSGVGLVSISGGQKPAVRIQANPAALSSYGVNLEDLRTAVSSASVNAAKGNFDGPRQDYQIDANDQLVTSKDYKQVVVAYRNGAPIMLTDVAHIVDGVENTTQAAWMNKTPAIILNVQRQPGGNTISVVKSIKALLPQLEANLPAGIQVTTLTDLTTPIQASVDDVEFELMLTIGLVVMVIFLFLRNLYATIIPSVAVPLSLVGTFAAMYALGYSLDNLSLMALTISTGFVVDDAIVMVENISRYLEEGDPPMEAALKGAEQIGFTILSLTVSLIAVLIPLLFMGDVVGRLFREFAVTLAVTIIVSAVVSLTLTPMMASRILKHDPKATQGRFYQASERVFENMIAFYGRTLKVVLRFQTVTLLVALATLLLTIYLYIIIPKGFFPVQDTGVIQGITQAPQTIGSKSMAEKQQELANVILKDPAVESLSSFIGADGTNTTTNSGRMSINLKPLNQRDLNASDVIRRLQSKLTSVDGIQIFMQPVQNITVDDRVSRTQYQYTLEDPDQNELNDWTNRFLVKLKQVPGLEDVATDQQTGGLAVSLVIDRATASRLGIAPTTIDNTLYDAFGQRQINTMYTQLNQYHVILEAESQFQLYPEMLHHIYIQSNAAAGTTGASASSSSGQGSTSAGSNALTTSALYTPSANTLAPPANALTYSASSTTSNGATSAGSTSSNISSRVPLSAFSHFETTTEPLSITHQGQFPAITVSFNLAPGASLGGAIDDITKLQKGMHMPASLQADFQGTAASFRNSLSNEPLLILAALVTVYIVLGVLYESFIHPITILSTLPSAGVGAFLSLIIFHQDLSVVAIIGIVLLIGIVKKNGIMMVDFALEAERNHGKTSTEAIYEACLLRFRPIMMTTMAALLGGIPLAFGTGIGSELRRPLGISMVGGLLLSQVLTLYTTPVIYIFFDNLAQRFSRKPAHPPTGSEPVSEGHA from the coding sequence AGGCAACTCGGTCATCGTGCTCCAGTTCAACCTGAGCCTGAACATTGATATCGCCGAAGAAGAGGTCCAGGCCGCCATCAATGCGGCACAGAGCTTTCTGCCCGCCAATCTCCCCGCACCGCCGATCTACAGTAAGACCAACCCCGCCGATGCGCCCGTCCTGACCCTCGCCGTCACCTCGAACGTCATCCCGCTCTCGCAGGTCGAAGACCTCGTCGACACCCGTCTCGCCCCGAAGATCTCGCAACTATCGGGCGTCGGTCTCGTCAGCATCAGCGGCGGCCAGAAGCCCGCCGTCCGCATCCAGGCCAATCCCGCCGCCCTATCCTCTTACGGCGTCAACCTCGAAGACCTCCGCACCGCCGTCTCCAGCGCCAGCGTCAACGCAGCCAAGGGCAACTTCGACGGCCCCCGCCAGGACTACCAGATCGACGCAAACGATCAGCTCGTCACCAGCAAGGACTATAAACAGGTCGTCGTCGCCTATCGCAACGGCGCACCCATCATGCTGACCGATGTGGCGCACATCGTCGACGGCGTCGAAAACACCACCCAGGCCGCCTGGATGAACAAGACTCCAGCAATCATCCTCAACGTCCAGAGGCAGCCCGGCGGCAACACCATCAGCGTCGTCAAGAGCATCAAAGCTCTGCTGCCGCAGCTCGAGGCCAACCTCCCCGCAGGCATTCAGGTCACCACGCTGACCGACCTCACGACGCCCATCCAGGCCTCCGTCGACGACGTCGAATTCGAGCTCATGCTGACCATCGGCCTTGTGGTCATGGTCATCTTCCTCTTCCTGCGCAATCTCTATGCGACCATCATCCCCAGCGTGGCCGTGCCGCTCTCTCTCGTCGGCACCTTCGCCGCGATGTACGCCCTCGGCTACTCGCTCGACAACCTCTCTCTCATGGCGCTCACCATCTCCACCGGCTTCGTCGTCGACGACGCCATCGTCATGGTGGAGAACATCTCGCGCTACCTCGAAGAGGGCGACCCACCGATGGAGGCGGCCCTCAAAGGAGCCGAGCAGATCGGCTTCACCATCCTCTCCCTCACCGTCTCGCTCATCGCCGTACTCATCCCCTTGCTGTTCATGGGCGATGTCGTCGGCCGCCTCTTCCGCGAGTTCGCCGTCACCCTCGCCGTCACCATCATCGTCTCTGCAGTGGTCTCGCTCACACTCACTCCGATGATGGCGTCGCGCATCCTCAAGCACGACCCCAAGGCGACGCAAGGCCGCTTCTACCAGGCATCCGAGCGCGTCTTCGAGAACATGATCGCCTTCTACGGCAGGACCCTGAAGGTCGTCCTTCGCTTCCAGACCGTCACCCTCCTCGTTGCCCTCGCAACGCTGCTGCTGACGATCTATCTCTACATCATCATCCCCAAGGGCTTCTTTCCGGTGCAGGATACCGGCGTCATCCAGGGCATCACCCAGGCCCCGCAAACCATCGGCTCGAAATCCATGGCAGAGAAGCAGCAAGAGCTCGCCAACGTCATCCTGAAAGACCCCGCCGTCGAGAGCCTCTCCTCCTTCATCGGAGCAGACGGCACCAACACCACCACCAACAGCGGCAGAATGTCGATCAACCTGAAGCCGCTCAACCAGCGCGACCTCAACGCCTCGGACGTCATCCGCAGGCTCCAGTCGAAGCTCACCAGCGTCGATGGCATCCAGATCTTCATGCAGCCGGTCCAGAACATCACAGTCGACGACCGCGTCAGCCGCACCCAGTACCAGTACACGCTCGAAGACCCCGACCAGAATGAGCTCAACGATTGGACGAACCGCTTCCTCGTCAAACTGAAGCAGGTTCCCGGCCTCGAGGACGTCGCGACCGACCAGCAAACCGGCGGCCTCGCCGTATCGCTCGTCATCGACCGCGCCACAGCCTCACGCCTCGGTATCGCGCCGACCACCATCGACAACACACTCTACGACGCCTTCGGCCAGCGTCAGATCAACACGATGTACACCCAGCTCAACCAGTACCACGTCATCCTCGAGGCCGAGTCGCAGTTCCAGCTCTACCCCGAGATGCTGCATCACATCTATATCCAGTCCAACGCCGCCGCCGGAACCACCGGCGCAAGCGCATCCAGCTCCTCCGGCCAGGGCTCCACCTCCGCAGGCTCGAACGCCCTCACCACCTCCGCGCTCTACACGCCCTCGGCCAACACCCTCGCTCCCCCGGCCAACGCGCTCACCTATAGCGCCAGCTCCACCACCAGCAATGGAGCCACCTCCGCAGGTTCGACCAGCTCCAACATCAGCAGCCGCGTCCCCCTCAGCGCCTTCTCTCACTTCGAGACAACCACCGAGCCGCTCTCCATCACCCATCAGGGACAGTTCCCCGCCATCACCGTCTCCTTCAATCTCGCTCCCGGAGCTTCGCTCGGTGGCGCCATCGACGACATCACCAAACTGCAAAAAGGCATGCACATGCCCGCGAGCCTGCAAGCGGACTTCCAGGGCACCGCGGCATCCTTCCGCAACTCGCTCTCGAACGAGCCCCTCCTCATCCTCGCCGCCCTGGTCACCGTCTACATCGTCCTCGGCGTTCTGTACGAGAGTTTCATCCATCCCATCACCATTCTCTCGACCCTCCCCTCCGCAGGCGTCGGTGCCTTCCTTTCGCTCATCATCTTTCATCAGGACCTCAGCGTCGTCGCCATCATCGGCATCGTGCTGCTCATCGGTATTGTTAAGAAAAACGGCATCATGATGGTGGACTTCGCCCTCGAAGCCGAGCGCAACCACGGGAAAACCTCGACCGAAGCCATCTACGAGGCCTGCCTCCTCCGCTTCCGTCCCATCATGATGACCACCATGGCCGCACTGCTCGGCGGAATCCCGCTCGCCTTCGGCACCGGCATCGGTTCGGAGCTGCGCCGTCCACTCGGTATTTCCATGGTCGGCGGTCTTCTGCTTAGCCAGGTGCTGACCCTCTACACCACACCGGTCATCTACATCTTCTTTGACAACCTCGCGCAGCGCTTCTCCCGCAAACCCGCGCATCCGCCGACCGGCAGCGAGCCCGTATCAGAAGGGCACGCATGA
- a CDS encoding efflux RND transporter permease subunit has protein sequence MNISAPFIARPVATTLLTVAIAIAGGIAFQVLPVSPLPQVDFPTINISASLPGGSAEIMASSVATPLERQLGHIAGVTEMTSSSSLGTTNITIQFDLSRNIDGAARDVQAAINAARTYLPANLPSNPSYRKVNPADAPIMILGLTSDKYGPDKLYDEASTVLQQKLSQIQGVGQVSTGGGASPAVRVEVNPTKLASFGMTMANVQSVLSLQNSDLARGQITDGKTTADIVVNGQISHAEDYKPLIIGYNKGAAVRLDNVADVIDSVQNVRAAGYLNGKRSVVLIVFRQPGANIIDTVDRIRAQLPSAEASIPKGIDTTIVLDRTTTIRASVSDVERTLIISIVLVIIVVFIFLKNGRATLIPAVAVPVSLIGTFAVMYLCGFSLDNLSLMALTISTGFVVDDAIVVMENISRHLEDGMTPLDATLRGAREIGFTVMSISISLIAVFIPLLLMGGIVGRLFREFAITLSTAILVSMVISLTTTPMMCAYLLKSEHNQKHGRIYMATERFFDWILSLYRNSLHWVLENPGLTLTVLVLTIALNVVIIIKIPKGFFPQQDTGTISGGIQGAQDASFPSMNDSLQKIEAVVGKDPAVQNVIGFTGGGGATNTGNLFTILKPLNIRKVGAPEIINRLRPRLNRLPVASTFMQPSQDLRIGGRNSSALYQYTIQADNLTDLKTWGPKLFNEMKKLPGLQDVNSDQQNGGLEEMVTYDRVTAAKLGQTVKSLDSGLYNAFGQSEVSVIYTQLNQYYVVLEVAPQYWQTPDGLKNIYFHPTGSSSSTASGNSPLSTMAKNSANTTPLALNHTGLFPSVTVSFNLAKGVSLSEATLAISQMEAKLGVPSTIHGFFAGTLQAYQQSLSSEPVLVLTALLAVYIVLGVLYESLVHPLTILSTLPSASVGAMLALILFNEDLNVISIIGIVLLIGIVKKNAIMMIDFALQAEREGGLSTEDAIFEACMLRFRPILMTTMAALFGALPLAFGTGTGSELRRPLGITIVGGLIVSQLLTLYTTPVVYLTLDRLRLRMLGKERDTFHPAGPDPFPAD, from the coding sequence ATGAACATCTCCGCGCCCTTCATCGCCCGGCCGGTAGCCACCACGCTGCTGACGGTCGCCATCGCCATCGCCGGGGGCATCGCCTTCCAGGTGCTTCCCGTCTCGCCCCTGCCCCAGGTGGACTTCCCCACCATCAATATCAGCGCCAGTCTGCCCGGAGGAAGCGCCGAGATCATGGCCTCCTCCGTCGCGACTCCACTCGAGCGCCAGCTCGGCCACATCGCCGGCGTCACCGAGATGACCTCCTCCAGCAGCCTCGGCACAACCAACATCACCATCCAGTTCGACCTCAGCCGCAACATCGACGGTGCCGCGCGCGACGTACAGGCCGCCATCAACGCGGCTCGTACCTATCTGCCCGCCAACCTGCCCTCCAATCCCTCCTACCGCAAGGTCAATCCGGCCGACGCACCAATCATGATCCTCGGCCTCACCTCGGACAAGTACGGACCCGACAAGCTGTACGACGAGGCCTCTACCGTCCTGCAGCAAAAGCTCTCGCAGATTCAGGGAGTCGGTCAGGTAAGCACCGGCGGCGGTGCATCACCCGCCGTCCGCGTGGAGGTCAACCCCACCAAGCTCGCCAGCTTCGGCATGACCATGGCGAACGTCCAGTCCGTGTTGAGCCTGCAAAACTCCGACCTCGCACGCGGCCAGATCACCGACGGCAAAACTACGGCAGACATCGTCGTCAACGGCCAGATCTCGCACGCCGAAGACTATAAACCCCTCATTATCGGCTACAACAAGGGCGCGGCAGTACGCCTGGACAACGTCGCCGACGTCATCGACTCCGTGCAGAACGTCCGCGCCGCAGGCTACCTCAACGGCAAACGCTCCGTCGTCCTAATCGTCTTTCGCCAGCCCGGCGCAAACATCATCGACACCGTCGACCGCATCCGCGCACAACTACCCTCGGCCGAAGCCTCCATCCCCAAGGGCATCGATACCACCATCGTTCTCGACCGCACCACGACCATCCGCGCCTCCGTCAGCGACGTCGAGCGAACCCTGATCATCTCCATCGTTCTCGTCATCATCGTGGTCTTCATCTTTCTTAAGAACGGACGCGCCACCCTCATCCCCGCCGTCGCCGTGCCCGTCTCCCTTATAGGCACCTTCGCCGTCATGTACCTCTGCGGCTTCTCACTCGACAATCTCTCTCTGATGGCGCTCACCATCTCCACCGGCTTTGTCGTCGACGACGCCATCGTCGTCATGGAGAACATCTCCCGCCATCTCGAAGACGGCATGACCCCGCTCGACGCCACCCTGCGCGGCGCACGCGAGATCGGCTTCACCGTCATGTCCATTAGCATCTCGCTGATCGCCGTCTTCATCCCGCTGCTCCTCATGGGAGGAATCGTAGGCCGCCTCTTCCGCGAGTTCGCCATCACCCTCTCCACCGCCATTCTCGTCTCCATGGTCATCTCGCTGACCACCACCCCGATGATGTGCGCCTATCTCCTCAAGAGCGAGCACAACCAGAAGCATGGCCGCATCTACATGGCCACCGAACGGTTCTTCGACTGGATACTCTCGCTCTACCGCAACAGCCTGCACTGGGTCCTTGAGAACCCCGGCCTTACTCTCACCGTTCTCGTCCTCACCATCGCCCTCAACGTCGTCATCATCATCAAGATCCCCAAGGGATTCTTCCCCCAACAAGACACCGGCACCATCTCAGGAGGAATCCAGGGGGCGCAGGATGCCTCCTTCCCCTCGATGAACGATTCCCTCCAGAAGATCGAAGCCGTCGTCGGTAAAGACCCAGCCGTGCAGAACGTTATCGGATTCACCGGCGGCGGCGGCGCCACCAACACCGGAAACCTCTTCACTATCCTTAAACCGCTCAACATCCGCAAAGTCGGCGCACCCGAGATCATCAACCGCCTCCGCCCCAGGCTGAATCGACTTCCCGTAGCCTCCACCTTCATGCAGCCGTCTCAGGACCTTCGCATCGGCGGCCGCAACAGCAGCGCCCTCTACCAATACACCATCCAGGCAGATAACCTTACCGACCTCAAGACCTGGGGGCCAAAGCTGTTCAACGAGATGAAGAAGCTCCCCGGCCTGCAAGACGTCAACTCCGACCAGCAGAACGGCGGCCTCGAAGAGATGGTCACCTATGATCGCGTCACCGCCGCGAAACTCGGCCAGACCGTCAAATCACTCGACTCCGGCCTCTACAACGCCTTCGGCCAGTCTGAGGTCTCCGTCATTTACACGCAACTAAACCAGTATTACGTCGTCCTCGAGGTCGCCCCCCAATACTGGCAGACCCCGGACGGCCTGAAGAATATCTACTTCCATCCCACCGGCAGCAGCAGCAGCACCGCCAGTGGAAACTCCCCGCTCTCTACCATGGCGAAGAACAGTGCGAACACCACGCCTCTCGCTCTGAACCACACCGGCCTCTTCCCCTCCGTGACCGTCTCCTTCAATCTCGCGAAGGGTGTCTCGCTCAGCGAAGCCACTCTCGCCATCTCCCAGATGGAGGCGAAACTCGGCGTCCCCTCGACGATCCACGGCTTCTTCGCCGGAACCTTGCAAGCTTACCAACAGTCGCTCAGCTCCGAGCCGGTCCTCGTCCTCACCGCCCTGCTCGCGGTCTATATCGTCCTCGGCGTTCTCTACGAGAGCCTCGTGCACCCCCTCACGATTCTCTCCACGCTTCCCTCCGCCAGCGTCGGAGCCATGCTCGCACTCATCCTCTTCAACGAGGATCTCAACGTCATCTCCATCATCGGCATCGTCCTGCTCATCGGCATCGTCAAGAAGAACGCCATCATGATGATCGACTTTGCTCTGCAAGCCGAGCGCGAAGGCGGCCTCAGCACCGAAGACGCCATCTTCGAAGCCTGCATGCTGCGCTTCCGCCCCATCCTTATGACCACCATGGCGGCACTCTTCGGAGCGCTTCCCCTCGCCTTCGGCACCGGCACCGGCTCAGAGCTTCGCCGCCCCCTCGGAATCACCATCGTCGGCGGCCTCATCGTCAGCCAACTCCTGACGCTCTACACCACACCCGTCGTCTACCTCACGCTCGATCGCCTGCGCCTGCGTATGCTCGGCAAAGAGCGCGACACCTTTCATCCGGCTGGGCCAGACCCTTTTCCCGCGGACTAA